A window from bacterium encodes these proteins:
- the mscL gene encoding large conductance mechanosensitive channel protein MscL, with translation MLKEFKEFINRGNVIDLAVAFVLGVAFADVVKSLVKDVVMPPIGFLLGKVDFSNLVLTIGKVEIRYGLFINSLITFLIVSFVVFLIVKAVNRLKGPIAVTTKDCPFCCTAIPIAATRCSACTSELG, from the coding sequence ATGTTGAAAGAGTTTAAAGAATTCATTAACCGAGGGAATGTCATTGATCTGGCAGTCGCTTTTGTCCTTGGAGTCGCCTTTGCCGATGTAGTTAAATCGTTGGTTAAAGATGTAGTGATGCCGCCGATAGGGTTTTTACTTGGTAAAGTCGACTTTTCGAATCTCGTACTCACAATTGGCAAAGTAGAGATTCGTTACGGTCTATTCATCAATTCGCTTATCACATTCCTGATCGTCTCATTCGTAGTCTTTTTAATCGTGAAGGCTGTGAACCGTCTTAAAGGGCCTATTGCTGTCACGACAAAAGATTGTCCGTTTTGTTGCACAGCTATTCCCATCGCAGCAACCCGCTGCTCAGCCTGCACATCTGAGTTAGGATAA
- a CDS encoding thymidylate synthase: MDLPVLSIVEDNLPAAWEEAVLTLWESGRSNPCQYQSSDVPMDSRDCVMSLTIRDPFSEPRIHLAMPCGLEELEMYVQEVIDGVHDHWIDPAHGKWQYSYHERMASYKVPGIEKPINQLDYVVNALIDCPYTRRAQISMWKPWEDEGIPDPACLQNLWFRIFDDTLVLVAHMRSNDSFTASFMNMYAFTELQKVVAERVSKGLGRDIKVGQYTHLANSFHIYEKDFRAFVKFMELQNRRSFEDRTWNTTDPDIAEQITDAKNRVKLALQREKETGRKGL, translated from the coding sequence ATGGATCTGCCCGTTTTATCGATTGTTGAAGATAATCTCCCAGCAGCTTGGGAAGAAGCGGTTCTTACTCTTTGGGAAAGTGGCCGAAGCAATCCCTGTCAGTATCAATCCAGCGATGTTCCTATGGATAGTCGGGATTGCGTGATGTCTCTAACAATTCGAGACCCCTTTTCGGAACCTCGAATACACTTGGCGATGCCCTGTGGGTTAGAAGAGTTGGAGATGTACGTGCAGGAAGTCATCGACGGTGTTCACGACCACTGGATTGACCCGGCACACGGTAAGTGGCAATATAGTTATCACGAACGGATGGCAAGCTATAAGGTGCCTGGCATCGAAAAGCCGATCAACCAACTGGACTATGTGGTTAATGCGCTCATCGACTGCCCATACACCCGCCGTGCCCAGATTAGTATGTGGAAACCATGGGAAGACGAAGGCATTCCTGATCCTGCCTGCCTGCAAAACCTTTGGTTCCGTATCTTCGATGACACACTGGTACTGGTCGCCCATATGCGCTCAAACGATAGTTTTACCGCCTCGTTTATGAACATGTATGCGTTCACCGAGCTCCAAAAAGTCGTCGCCGAGCGCGTGTCAAAAGGACTTGGCCGAGATATTAAAGTCGGTCAATACACCCACCTTGCCAACAGCTTCCATATCTACGAGAAGGACTTCCGAGCTTTCGTAAAGTTCATGGAGCTTCAGAATAGACGCTCATTCGAAGATCGAACCTGGAACACAACCGACCCCGACATAGCCGAGCAAATCACCGATGCCAAGAACCGAGTCAAGTTAGCGCTCCAGCGCGAGAAGGAAACAGGCAGAAAGGGGCTTTAA